The Arachis duranensis cultivar V14167 chromosome 2, aradu.V14167.gnm2.J7QH, whole genome shotgun sequence genome has a window encoding:
- the LOC107473810 gene encoding protein BOLA4, chloroplastic/mitochondrial: MRPQMLSLSSNATTTLLRQALPFLLQLHPSLTLPSPPNPNSIISSRSRSPLPPTPSAASSSLFAATRRFSTRATHVNDPGSIDSPLMQSMEKKIKDQLNAESVTVKDAYGDGRHVSIDVVSTAFEGQSAVNRQRMVYKAIWEELQSTVHAVDQMTTRTPAEAATK, translated from the exons ATGCGTCCTCAGATGTTGTCACTCTCATCCAACGCCACAACAACACTTCTCCGTCAAGCTCTTCCCTTTCTCCTTCAGCTTCATCCCTCTCTCACTCTACCTTCTCCTCCTAACCCTAATTCCATCATTTCATCACGCTCTCGTTCACCCCTTCCTCCCACtccttctgctgcttcttcttctctattcgCCGCCACTCGCAGGTTTTCTACACGCGCCACCCATGTCAATGACCCTGGTTCTATCGACTCCCCTCTCATGCAGTCCATGGAGAAAaag ATAAAGGATCAACTCAATGCTGAATCAGTCACCGTAAAAGATGCTTATGGTGATGGACGCCATGTAAG TATCGATGTTGTATCCACTGCCTTTGAGGGACAATCGGCTGTAAATCGGCAAAGGATGGTGTATAAAGCTATATGGGAGGAGCTTCAGAGCACAGTTCACGCAGTTGATCAGATGACAACTCGAACCCCTGCCGAAGCTGCCACAAAATGA